A stretch of Lactiplantibacillus brownii DNA encodes these proteins:
- a CDS encoding CDP-glycerol glycerophosphotransferase family protein: MKKTVYLWLVKLISWFAQFRQTDTIIYLMSFADNLDFIEQLHQTVGDRLVVYYLSSAQSGAAQLLPADITIRPFHDSIRFAMTGVPVLTCAADIYCDNYYAFTAGLKRRQGQRIIQLWHASGAVKAFGWHDPATLKRSPADQKRFQAVYDQITDYVVGSTKMGQVFAANYHVPQQRMRVLGYPRSDRYCQSAWVSATRQAIFQQHPALRDREVVLYAPTYRAGVTFDLPADFATLKLKATQVLVIKLHPHLAAQAQQLYQRYPNLITLVPEFSTDELLTVTTTLISDYSSVIFDYALLPNCQKIILFTFDWASYRRAVGLQADFKQWAPGPFVTTTAELNQELATPAKANQLTSFNQLWNTQNDGQATKRTLAYFYPQSR; this comes from the coding sequence GTGAAAAAGACCGTTTATTTGTGGCTTGTTAAACTCATTTCATGGTTCGCACAGTTTCGACAGACGGACACGATTATTTATTTAATGAGTTTTGCGGATAACTTGGATTTTATTGAACAATTGCATCAAACAGTGGGCGACCGGTTAGTCGTTTATTATTTGTCTAGCGCGCAAAGTGGTGCGGCACAACTATTACCAGCGGACATCACGATTCGGCCATTTCATGATTCGATTCGCTTTGCGATGACCGGAGTGCCGGTCCTAACGTGCGCGGCAGATATTTATTGTGACAATTACTATGCTTTTACGGCAGGACTAAAACGTCGTCAGGGCCAACGCATCATTCAATTATGGCATGCCAGTGGGGCAGTCAAGGCCTTTGGTTGGCACGACCCGGCAACTTTGAAGCGGTCGCCAGCGGATCAAAAACGTTTTCAGGCTGTTTATGATCAAATTACCGACTATGTAGTGGGTTCGACCAAAATGGGCCAGGTCTTTGCGGCTAACTATCACGTTCCCCAGCAACGGATGCGTGTTTTGGGCTATCCACGTTCCGATCGATACTGTCAGTCGGCTTGGGTGTCGGCGACGCGGCAGGCTATTTTTCAGCAACATCCGGCCTTACGAGATCGTGAGGTCGTGTTGTATGCGCCCACCTATCGCGCTGGGGTGACTTTTGACTTACCAGCAGATTTTGCCACGTTAAAGTTAAAGGCGACTCAGGTCTTAGTGATCAAATTACATCCGCATCTGGCGGCGCAAGCCCAACAGCTTTATCAACGTTATCCCAATCTGATCACGTTAGTACCGGAGTTTAGTACGGATGAACTACTGACGGTGACCACGACTTTGATCAGTGACTATTCATCGGTTATTTTTGACTATGCTTTATTGCCAAATTGCCAAAAAATCATCTTGTTTACCTTTGATTGGGCAAGCTATCGTCGCGCGGTCGGGTTGCAGGCTGATTTTAAGCAATGGGCGCCGGGACCGTTCGTGACCACGACGGCGGAACTTAATCAAGAATTAGCAACGCCAGCTAAGGCCAATCAATTGACTAGCTTTAATCAGCTATGGAATACTCAAAATGATGGTCAGGCGACCAAGCGCACGTTGGCTTATTTTTACCCGCAGTCGCGGTAA
- a CDS encoding YitT family protein, with protein sequence MTDFQQLTRRHRDVTKASTAFIYAILVSVAMNFFWTPGHIYSSGITGLAQLINSLMGKFLPVQFSTALLLFLLNVPMFVIAWRSIGHRFTVFTFLAVTLSSIMIKVVAPEGLTHDPIICAIFGGAVNGFGTGTALKNGISTGGLDIIGIVLRRKTGRSIGTINMAFNSIIVIAAGFVYGWPYAFYSALGLLVNGRVIDMTYTRQQKMQVMIITSRPKTVIDSVQNRIRRGVTIVHNAEGAYKHDDKTILFTVITRYEMSELTAAMSESDPHAFVSISDTVKILGHFYEPEP encoded by the coding sequence ATGACCGATTTTCAGCAGTTGACTCGGCGTCACCGCGATGTGACGAAGGCGTCAACGGCGTTTATCTATGCGATTTTAGTTTCCGTCGCCATGAACTTTTTCTGGACCCCCGGCCACATTTATTCTTCTGGGATTACGGGGCTCGCGCAATTAATTAATAGTTTAATGGGTAAGTTTTTGCCTGTTCAATTTTCGACGGCGTTATTGCTATTCTTACTTAATGTACCCATGTTCGTGATTGCTTGGCGTTCAATTGGGCACCGTTTTACCGTGTTTACTTTTTTAGCCGTCACTTTATCTAGTATTATGATCAAAGTGGTCGCACCGGAAGGGTTGACCCACGATCCGATCATTTGCGCGATATTTGGTGGCGCAGTCAATGGTTTCGGGACGGGGACGGCCTTGAAAAATGGGATCTCGACTGGTGGGCTGGATATTATTGGGATCGTCTTGCGGCGTAAAACTGGCCGGAGTATCGGGACGATCAATATGGCCTTTAATTCAATTATTGTCATTGCGGCGGGTTTTGTGTATGGTTGGCCTTATGCGTTTTACTCTGCATTAGGGTTATTGGTCAATGGTCGAGTGATTGATATGACTTATACGCGGCAACAAAAGATGCAGGTCATGATCATTACCAGTCGGCCGAAAACGGTGATCGACAGTGTTCAGAATCGGATTCGGCGTGGGGTCACGATCGTGCATAATGCAGAAGGGGCCTACAAACATGATGATAAAACGATTCTGTTTACGGTCATTACCCGTTACGAAATGTCGGAATTAACGGCTGCAATGTCGGAATCGGATCCGCATGCTTTTGTCAGCATCTCTGATACCGTGAAAATTTTAGGGCACTTTTATGAGCCGGAGCCCTGA
- the msrA gene encoding peptide-methionine (S)-S-oxide reductase MsrA → MKTETAIFAGGCFWCMVAPFDRQPGIISVVSGFTGGHTVNPTYEQVKTHTTGHTEAVKITFDPQKISYADLVEIYWHQTDPTDAMGQFQDRGDNYRPVIFVNDDEQRQIATASKARLQASEQFEAPIVTKISDVQPFYPAAAEHQRFYRNNPVVYAAQEAGGRADFIAEHWQTAPKVD, encoded by the coding sequence ATGAAAACTGAAACAGCAATTTTTGCCGGTGGGTGTTTTTGGTGCATGGTCGCACCCTTTGATCGACAACCTGGAATTATTAGTGTCGTATCTGGATTTACCGGTGGTCACACGGTTAATCCAACTTACGAACAGGTTAAGACGCATACAACTGGTCACACGGAAGCCGTGAAAATTACGTTTGATCCCCAAAAGATTAGTTATGCGGACTTAGTAGAAATCTATTGGCATCAAACTGATCCCACTGATGCGATGGGCCAATTTCAGGACCGTGGTGATAATTATCGGCCGGTGATCTTTGTGAATGATGATGAACAGCGGCAAATCGCGACAGCTTCAAAGGCGCGGTTGCAAGCTTCTGAACAATTTGAGGCGCCCATCGTGACTAAGATCAGTGACGTCCAACCATTTTATCCGGCAGCGGCTGAGCATCAACGTTTCTATCGAAATAATCCCGTGGTCTATGCGGCTCAAGAAGCTGGCGGTCGAGCTGACTTTATCGCTGAGCATTGGCAAACGGCCCCGAAAGTAGACTAA
- the aspS gene encoding aspartate--tRNA ligase — protein MKRTTYAGLINEDYLGQKVILQGWVQKRRDLGGLIFIDLRDREGILQLVFSQEFSTTALAVADQLRNEYVIEVQGKVVNRADNAINPNMKTGKVEVEIQEAKILNTAKTPPFYIQDDINVSDELRLKYRYLDLRRPEMQRNLRIRNGITRAVHSYFDANGFYDIETPFLTKSTPEGARDYLVPSRIYQGHFYALPQSPQLFKQLLMGAGFDRYYQIARCFRDEDLRGDRQPEFTQIDMETSFLTAEEIQSYTEGLIKQVMKEVKGIDVQTPFKRITWQNAMDRFGSDKPDVRFGMELKDLSKVLADTDFKVFASTIKNGGFVKAIAVPGGAANYSRKAIDAYASYVERFGAKGLAWMKVTDDSFSGPIAKFFKDDFEAITQAMDAKPGDLLLFAADNFKVVSDTLGYLRKAIAKEQGLIDENKYAYLWVVDWPLFEYDEGIERWVPAHHPFTMPNEEDVHYLNDGEDPHKAHAQSYDIVLNGYELGGGSIRIHTRDLQEKMFKALDFTKERAEEQFGFLLNALDMGFPPHGGLAIGLDRFAMLLSGNDNIREVIAFPKNSKASEPMTNAPAEVSERQLQDLALFVTKPKD, from the coding sequence ATGAAACGAACCACTTATGCTGGGTTAATCAACGAAGACTACCTTGGTCAAAAAGTTATTTTACAAGGCTGGGTGCAAAAGCGCCGGGACTTGGGTGGCTTGATTTTTATTGATCTACGGGACCGTGAAGGTATCTTACAATTGGTCTTCAGTCAAGAATTCTCAACGACTGCATTGGCAGTTGCCGACCAGTTACGGAACGAATATGTAATTGAAGTACAAGGTAAGGTCGTTAATCGGGCTGATAACGCGATTAATCCGAACATGAAGACTGGTAAAGTCGAAGTTGAAATTCAAGAAGCCAAAATCTTGAATACCGCGAAAACACCGCCATTTTATATTCAAGATGACATCAATGTTTCCGACGAATTGCGTTTGAAGTATCGCTATTTAGATTTACGGCGGCCAGAAATGCAACGCAACTTGAGAATTCGTAATGGAATCACTCGTGCGGTGCATAGTTATTTTGACGCCAATGGCTTTTACGATATTGAAACGCCATTTTTAACCAAGTCAACGCCTGAAGGGGCTCGTGATTATTTAGTGCCTTCACGGATCTATCAAGGTCATTTTTACGCCTTGCCACAATCACCACAATTATTTAAACAGTTGTTGATGGGTGCGGGTTTTGACCGTTACTATCAAATTGCCCGTTGTTTCCGTGATGAAGATTTACGTGGTGACCGTCAACCTGAATTTACGCAGATCGATATGGAAACGTCATTCTTAACGGCGGAAGAAATCCAGTCGTACACTGAGGGATTGATCAAACAAGTCATGAAAGAAGTTAAGGGCATCGATGTCCAAACACCTTTCAAACGGATCACTTGGCAAAATGCCATGGATCGTTTTGGTTCCGATAAACCAGATGTTCGTTTTGGGATGGAATTAAAAGATCTCTCCAAAGTCTTAGCTGACACTGATTTTAAAGTCTTTGCTAGCACCATTAAAAATGGTGGCTTCGTGAAAGCAATCGCCGTTCCTGGTGGCGCGGCTAACTATTCACGTAAAGCGATTGATGCCTATGCGAGCTATGTAGAACGCTTTGGTGCCAAGGGGCTAGCTTGGATGAAGGTCACGGATGATAGTTTCAGTGGGCCAATTGCTAAGTTCTTCAAGGATGATTTTGAAGCCATTACGCAGGCCATGGACGCTAAGCCCGGGGACTTGTTACTATTTGCGGCCGATAACTTTAAGGTGGTTTCTGACACGTTGGGTTACTTGCGTAAAGCGATCGCCAAGGAACAAGGCCTGATCGATGAAAACAAGTATGCCTATCTTTGGGTCGTTGACTGGCCACTCTTTGAGTATGATGAAGGTATCGAACGCTGGGTTCCAGCGCACCATCCATTCACGATGCCAAACGAGGAAGATGTTCATTATCTAAACGATGGTGAAGATCCACATAAAGCACATGCGCAGTCTTATGATATTGTCCTTAATGGCTACGAATTAGGTGGCGGGTCAATCCGGATTCACACCCGTGACTTACAAGAAAAAATGTTTAAGGCTTTGGACTTCACCAAAGAACGCGCCGAAGAACAATTTGGTTTCTTGTTAAATGCACTCGACATGGGCTTTCCACCGCATGGCGGTTTAGCCATTGGGTTGGATCGTTTCGCGATGTTACTGTCTGGTAATGATAATATTCGTGAAGTGATCGCGTTCCCTAAGAACTCGAAGGCTTCTGAACCAATGACGAATGCACCAGCGGAAGTTTCAGAGCGACAATTACAAGATTTGGCGTTATTTGTCACCAAACCAAAAGATTAA
- the hisS gene encoding histidine--tRNA ligase, with product MRYQRPKGTADILPGDSEKWQYVEQTARELFKTYQFKEIRTPIFENFEVFSRSAGDTSDIVTKEMYDFHDKGDRHVTLRPEGTAGVVRAFVENKLYGPQVLKPYKVYYMGPMFRYERPQSGRLREFHQLGVEAFGSESAALDVEVIAMGYNLLKKFGLNDLKLVINTLGDQQTRDDYRQALIDYLEPHFDELSDDSKARLHKNPLRVLDSKAAQDQKFVAAAPSILDYLTPTAKAHFDQAKAYLEALEIPYEIDATMVRGLDYYNHTIFEIMTNSDSLGQGYTTICAGGRYNGLVKELGGPETSGVGFGLGVERLLVLMAAEKIAFPTTDHLDVYVVGIGEEASATTLKLVQAVRGAGLTAERDYLDRKPKAQFKSADRLNARYTMTVGESELASGVVNLKSMATGEETQVAMADIYDHVKQVLAAK from the coding sequence ATGAGATACCAACGGCCAAAAGGCACCGCAGATATTTTGCCTGGTGATAGTGAAAAATGGCAATATGTTGAACAAACTGCGCGTGAACTTTTCAAGACGTATCAGTTTAAAGAAATTCGCACGCCAATTTTTGAAAATTTTGAAGTTTTCTCACGTTCCGCAGGTGATACTTCGGATATTGTGACGAAAGAAATGTATGATTTCCATGACAAGGGTGATCGCCACGTTACCTTGCGACCAGAAGGCACCGCGGGTGTGGTACGGGCGTTTGTTGAAAATAAATTGTATGGGCCACAAGTTTTAAAGCCTTACAAAGTTTATTACATGGGACCAATGTTCCGTTATGAGCGGCCACAATCAGGTCGCTTACGTGAATTTCATCAACTAGGGGTTGAAGCTTTCGGTAGCGAGAGTGCAGCGCTGGATGTTGAAGTTATTGCGATGGGTTACAACTTATTGAAGAAGTTCGGACTAAATGATTTGAAGTTGGTGATCAATACTTTAGGTGATCAACAGACTCGTGACGATTATCGTCAAGCGCTGATCGATTATTTAGAACCACATTTTGATGAATTAAGTGACGATTCCAAAGCCCGTTTGCACAAGAATCCATTACGGGTCTTGGATAGTAAAGCGGCACAAGATCAGAAGTTTGTGGCTGCCGCACCCTCCATCTTGGATTATTTGACACCAACGGCTAAGGCGCATTTTGATCAAGCTAAAGCTTATTTAGAAGCCTTGGAGATTCCTTATGAGATCGATGCAACCATGGTGCGTGGACTTGATTATTATAATCACACGATTTTTGAAATCATGACAAATTCAGACTCACTCGGACAAGGCTACACCACGATTTGTGCGGGTGGCCGGTATAATGGCTTAGTTAAAGAGCTTGGCGGTCCTGAAACGTCAGGGGTTGGTTTTGGCCTCGGTGTTGAACGCTTACTCGTTTTAATGGCTGCCGAAAAGATTGCCTTCCCAACGACGGATCATTTGGACGTTTATGTCGTCGGAATCGGTGAAGAAGCGAGCGCAACGACCTTGAAATTAGTTCAAGCCGTCCGTGGCGCTGGCCTAACCGCTGAACGTGATTACTTGGATCGTAAGCCTAAAGCACAGTTTAAGAGCGCTGATCGGTTGAATGCACGTTATACGATGACGGTTGGCGAAAGTGAATTAGCTAGCGGCGTCGTTAATTTGAAGTCAATGGCGACGGGGGAAGAGACCCAAGTTGCCATGGCAGATATTTATGATCATGTGAAGCAAGTTTTAGCTGCTAAATAA
- a CDS encoding N-acetylmuramoyl-L-alanine amidase translates to MQVLKHFWRQITISIIFIGLIAGFIFVLATHNTAIVNIANVNIREGPGMSYAITDGTSKGTKVHIMRRKNNWLYVRYADHKFGWIASWLVNEHNTQLTKTTKISEATIVIDPGHGGSDSGALSSKGKMEKTYTLRVAKVVAKRLRAAGAHVVLTRDTDKSVSLSARPALANKLHADAFISFHFDSSPEKNTASGITTYYYHKSTSLGLANALSSDVDALPIKNKGVAFGDFLVIRDNQVPAVLMELGYINDKKDFKTISSQKYPNEVAHAVYAGLTSYFAGQ, encoded by the coding sequence ATGCAAGTTCTCAAACATTTTTGGCGTCAAATCACAATTTCAATCATCTTTATCGGGCTCATTGCTGGGTTCATTTTTGTTTTAGCCACACACAATACTGCCATCGTGAATATCGCAAACGTCAACATTCGCGAAGGTCCTGGGATGAGTTATGCCATTACCGATGGGACTAGCAAAGGCACTAAAGTTCACATCATGCGTCGCAAAAACAACTGGTTGTACGTGCGTTATGCGGATCATAAATTCGGTTGGATTGCGAGTTGGCTCGTCAATGAACATAATACCCAATTAACTAAAACGACTAAAATTTCCGAAGCAACTATCGTGATCGATCCTGGTCATGGGGGCTCCGACTCTGGGGCACTCTCTAGCAAGGGTAAGATGGAAAAGACTTACACGTTACGCGTGGCCAAAGTAGTCGCTAAACGTTTACGCGCTGCCGGTGCACATGTTGTTTTGACGCGTGATACCGATAAATCCGTCAGTCTTAGTGCTCGGCCAGCCTTGGCAAATAAACTACATGCGGATGCGTTCATCAGTTTTCACTTTGATAGCTCACCAGAAAAAAACACTGCTTCTGGAATCACTACTTATTACTATCACAAATCAACGTCATTAGGCTTAGCCAATGCCCTGAGTAGCGACGTCGATGCCCTGCCAATTAAAAACAAAGGTGTGGCCTTCGGAGATTTCTTAGTCATTCGTGATAATCAAGTACCAGCCGTTTTAATGGAACTCGGTTACATCAATGATAAAAAAGATTTTAAGACAATCAGTTCACAAAAATATCCTAACGAAGTGGCGCATGCTGTCTATGCTGGTTTAACGAGCTACTTTGCGGGTCAATAA
- a CDS encoding HAD-IA family hydrolase produces MREFIWDFDGTLMDTYPAMVSAFQRAVQNLGGELTRTEIYTMMRQQSLGFAEREVAKRYGWELSALRAGYQQYEPVLQAPVAFDGAKTVLAKIKAVGGHNYLMTHRDQVALTYLAKADLKQYFDDYVTGEQPFPRKPDPAALNYLLDKNGVTHSEAVMVGDRNLDIEAGHRAHASGYLFDYDQLIEVTSQPEIQVAQLTDLLPLIN; encoded by the coding sequence ATGCGAGAATTTATTTGGGATTTTGATGGGACTTTAATGGATACTTATCCAGCGATGGTGTCAGCTTTTCAACGAGCGGTACAAAATTTAGGCGGCGAGTTGACTCGGACTGAGATCTATACCATGATGCGACAACAATCGCTAGGATTTGCTGAGCGCGAAGTGGCTAAACGCTATGGTTGGGAGTTGTCAGCGTTACGGGCTGGTTATCAACAATATGAACCGGTATTACAAGCACCGGTGGCTTTCGATGGCGCCAAGACTGTTTTAGCGAAGATCAAAGCGGTCGGTGGGCACAACTATTTGATGACGCATCGTGATCAAGTGGCGTTGACTTACTTAGCTAAGGCCGACTTAAAACAGTATTTTGATGATTATGTCACTGGTGAACAACCGTTTCCACGCAAGCCAGATCCAGCCGCCCTCAATTATTTGTTGGATAAAAATGGGGTCACTCATTCGGAGGCCGTAATGGTTGGAGATCGTAACTTGGATATTGAAGCTGGGCATCGTGCACACGCGTCAGGTTATCTATTCGATTATGATCAGTTGATTGAAGTAACGAGTCAACCGGAAATTCAAGTTGCCCAATTAACTGATTTATTACCATTGATCAACTAA
- the dtd gene encoding D-aminoacyl-tRNA deacylase — MRVVLQRVKQAEVTIAGQSHGKIQQGFVLLVGFEAGDGQAELDYLTHKILNLRVFSDTAGKMNLNLQQIGGAILSISQFTLYAETRHGNRPSFTAAGDPALATKLYDQFNEQLAATGVTVATGEFGADMQVALVNDGPVTICFDTDQK; from the coding sequence GTGCGAGTGGTGTTACAACGAGTCAAACAAGCTGAGGTGACGATTGCAGGTCAAAGCCATGGCAAAATTCAACAAGGCTTTGTATTACTAGTTGGTTTTGAAGCCGGTGACGGTCAGGCAGAGCTCGATTATTTGACGCATAAGATTTTAAACTTGCGAGTGTTTAGTGATACTGCTGGCAAAATGAATTTGAACCTACAACAAATTGGTGGCGCGATTCTGTCGATTTCGCAGTTCACCTTGTATGCTGAAACGCGGCATGGTAATCGGCCGAGTTTCACTGCCGCTGGTGATCCAGCCCTTGCCACAAAGTTGTATGACCAGTTCAATGAACAGTTGGCCGCTACGGGGGTAACGGTTGCAACCGGTGAATTTGGCGCAGACATGCAAGTCGCTTTGGTGAATGATGGACCAGTGACCATTTGTTTTGATACAGATCAAAAGTAA
- a CDS encoding RelA/SpoT family protein: protein MPKQPTWTAQDVLNAVQKYMNADHVALVKRACDFATYVHKDQIRQSGEPYIMHPIQVAGILAELKMDPETVASGFLHDVVEDTGVTLGDVEELFGHDVAVIVDGVTKLGKIRYKSNKEQLAENHRKLLLAMSKDIRVMIVKLADRLHNMRTLQHLRPDKQRRIANETLEIYAPIADRLGISTIKWELEDISLRYLNPQQYYRIVHLMNSRREDREKYIEIAIQDIQQALKDLKLPEAEIYGRPKHIYSIYKKMRDKHKQFSQLYDLLAIRVVVDSIKDCYAVLGAIHTQWKPMPGRFKDYIAMPKANMYQSLHTTVVGPEGKPLEIQIRTYEMHRVAEYGVAAHWAYKEGVRDQVQATKSGNKLNLVKEIIELQDESKDAADFMEGVKGDLFSDRVYAFTPKGDVTELPKGAGPLDMAYSIHTEVGNHTTGAKVNGKIVPLDYQIKNGDIVDILTSTSSTGPSRDWQKLVYTRRARNKIKQFFRNADRKENIITGHELLEKQLRDFDFNPKEVMSKEKLDAVAKKMHYGSEDDLFAALGFGDVQPVGIANRLTNDVRKQREADRQRERERAILEEHHEQTTKKKAKDQQEEKDKNDEKRRKVSSSGGVIIQGVDNLLVRLSHCCSPIPGDEIVGYITKGRGVSVHRVDCPNVKSAESQGERLIEVEWEDPEGDRTNYNSDLEIQGYNRNGMLNDVLKVINNNTKFLTNVNGKVDHNKMVIISVSLGVRNLEHLQRIIDSLKNVQDVYVVERKMF from the coding sequence ATGCCCAAACAACCTACTTGGACGGCTCAAGACGTCCTGAATGCCGTTCAAAAGTATATGAATGCAGATCACGTCGCGTTGGTTAAACGGGCGTGTGATTTCGCAACTTATGTGCACAAGGATCAAATTCGGCAGTCCGGCGAACCCTATATCATGCATCCCATTCAAGTTGCTGGTATTTTAGCTGAATTGAAGATGGATCCCGAAACGGTTGCGTCTGGTTTTTTGCACGACGTGGTCGAAGATACCGGGGTGACCTTAGGCGATGTTGAGGAATTATTCGGTCATGATGTGGCGGTGATTGTAGATGGCGTCACTAAATTAGGAAAAATTCGGTATAAGTCCAACAAGGAACAACTGGCCGAGAATCATCGGAAGTTGTTATTGGCAATGTCCAAAGACATTCGGGTCATGATTGTTAAATTAGCGGACCGGTTACATAACATGCGGACTTTGCAGCATCTCCGTCCGGACAAACAACGTCGTATTGCCAATGAAACCTTAGAGATTTACGCGCCAATTGCGGATCGGTTAGGGATTAGTACCATTAAATGGGAATTAGAGGACATTTCGTTGCGTTACTTGAATCCTCAACAGTATTATCGCATCGTGCATTTGATGAACTCACGGCGCGAAGATCGTGAAAAATACATTGAAATTGCGATTCAAGATATTCAACAAGCCTTAAAAGATTTGAAATTGCCCGAAGCTGAAATTTATGGCCGACCGAAGCACATTTATTCAATCTATAAAAAAATGCGGGATAAGCACAAACAATTTAGTCAGCTCTATGATTTATTGGCGATTCGAGTTGTTGTGGATTCAATTAAGGATTGTTACGCAGTCTTGGGTGCGATTCATACACAGTGGAAGCCGATGCCTGGGCGTTTTAAGGATTATATTGCGATGCCTAAGGCCAATATGTACCAATCTCTCCATACGACGGTCGTAGGTCCTGAGGGTAAGCCACTGGAAATTCAGATTCGGACCTATGAGATGCATCGGGTCGCTGAATATGGGGTTGCGGCACACTGGGCCTACAAGGAAGGCGTTCGTGATCAAGTCCAAGCAACCAAATCTGGTAATAAGTTGAATTTGGTCAAAGAAATTATTGAGCTACAAGATGAAAGTAAAGACGCCGCCGACTTTATGGAAGGGGTCAAAGGCGACCTCTTTAGTGATCGAGTCTACGCGTTTACGCCTAAGGGCGATGTAACCGAGTTGCCAAAGGGTGCTGGTCCATTGGATATGGCGTACTCGATTCATACTGAAGTGGGAAATCATACGACCGGTGCCAAGGTCAATGGCAAGATTGTTCCCCTAGATTATCAAATCAAAAATGGGGATATTGTCGATATCCTAACTTCGACTAGTTCAACTGGTCCCAGTCGAGATTGGCAGAAGTTAGTTTACACGCGGCGAGCACGTAATAAGATCAAACAATTTTTCCGCAATGCGGACCGTAAAGAAAATATCATTACGGGTCATGAATTGTTGGAGAAACAGTTGCGTGACTTTGACTTCAACCCTAAAGAAGTTATGTCGAAAGAAAAGCTCGACGCCGTTGCTAAAAAGATGCATTACGGCAGTGAAGATGATTTGTTTGCCGCTTTAGGCTTTGGTGATGTGCAACCAGTCGGAATTGCTAACCGGTTGACAAATGATGTCCGCAAACAACGAGAAGCCGATCGTCAGCGTGAGCGTGAGCGGGCAATTTTGGAAGAACATCATGAACAAACGACTAAGAAGAAAGCCAAAGATCAACAAGAGGAGAAGGATAAAAATGACGAAAAACGTCGGAAGGTTTCTTCTTCTGGCGGGGTCATTATTCAAGGTGTCGATAATTTGTTGGTTCGGTTGAGCCATTGTTGTTCACCCATTCCAGGCGATGAGATCGTGGGTTACATCACTAAAGGTCGTGGGGTTTCGGTTCATCGGGTCGATTGTCCCAATGTCAAAAGTGCTGAATCCCAAGGTGAACGGCTCATTGAAGTAGAATGGGAAGATCCTGAAGGAGATCGCACGAACTATAATTCAGATCTTGAAATCCAAGGTTATAATCGTAATGGGATGTTGAACGATGTCTTAAAGGTTATCAACAACAACACGAAATTCTTGACGAATGTTAATGGGAAAGTTGACCATAACAAGATGGTAATTATCAGTGTTTCGTTGGGGGTTCGTAATTTGGAGCATTTGCAACGAATCATTGATAGTCTGAAGAACGTTCAAGATGTTTATGTGGTTGAACGGAAGATGTTTTAG
- a CDS encoding 16S rRNA (uracil(1498)-N(3))-methyltransferase gives MQRYFLTNTITTTVDSVFELTGESVHHWLKVMRAQPGDQAEFVTRNQQVVIGKLLSSTTTTAQVAVQQVTTPQVELPLQVLIACGVSKGDKTEQIVQRGTELGAAGFIFFDSQYAVAKWATNKRERKLSRLVKIAQAAAEQSHRTVVPTVSYQANLSTLVQQVSYDAGIVAWEESAKQGESSQLVQTLNKMQPQQRLLAIFGPEGGLTSTEVSDLNQVGVVSAGLGPRIMRAETAPMYLLSAVSFSQELV, from the coding sequence ATGCAACGTTATTTTTTAACTAACACGATTACCACTACCGTTGACTCAGTGTTTGAATTAACCGGTGAGAGTGTGCACCACTGGCTCAAAGTGATGCGTGCGCAACCCGGCGATCAAGCAGAATTTGTGACGCGCAATCAACAAGTTGTTATTGGCAAGTTGCTTAGTAGTACCACAACCACCGCTCAAGTGGCAGTGCAACAAGTGACGACGCCACAAGTGGAGTTGCCCTTACAAGTCTTGATTGCTTGCGGGGTTTCAAAAGGTGACAAAACTGAACAAATTGTCCAACGTGGGACTGAGCTAGGCGCGGCTGGTTTTATCTTCTTTGACAGCCAATATGCTGTTGCTAAATGGGCGACTAATAAACGGGAACGAAAACTGTCCCGACTTGTTAAAATTGCTCAGGCGGCCGCGGAACAATCGCATCGGACTGTGGTACCAACGGTGAGTTACCAAGCCAATTTAAGTACGTTGGTTCAACAAGTGTCCTACGATGCTGGCATCGTGGCGTGGGAAGAATCAGCCAAGCAAGGCGAAAGCAGTCAGTTAGTCCAAACATTGAACAAAATGCAGCCACAGCAGCGTTTACTGGCAATTTTTGGTCCAGAAGGTGGGCTGACATCGACGGAAGTAAGCGATTTAAACCAAGTGGGCGTGGTTTCTGCCGGGTTAGGACCACGAATTATGCGGGCCGAAACGGCGCCAATGTACCTACTTAGCGCGGTTTCTTTTTCGCAAGAATTAGTGTAA